The Numenius arquata unplaced genomic scaffold, bNumArq3.hap1.1 HAP1_SCAFFOLD_1754, whole genome shotgun sequence genomic sequence ttGCAGCCCTGGGagaagggagctggggggggccgagctgccccccccccggggggatTAGAGCCAGAAGGGACCCTTtgtccaggagaaaaaggggcCTCAGAGCCCGGGTTAAGCGGAAAAGAGGATGAGGGGGcttagtgggggggggggggcagcgaggGCTGTGCCTGGCCCGGCCTCCACACGCTTTATTCTGCTCCGGTACCGGGGGGTCCCCACGGCAGGGGGGGGGAGTccggggggggtgtctcaggagcaggagggctggagctgccccttGTAGACGTACTCCAGGGCGGTGGCGATGGTCCGCATGTCCAGCTCCATGCTGCGCGCCCAGTTCTCCACGTCCCCGATCTCCTGCcgggatggggttgggggggtgtcagggggctgctggtggggattttggggggggtgtgtgtgtccccaccctCTGGCAGCCGCAGCTCTGCAGGGGCTCGGGGCTGGCTGGGTCCCCATGGGGGGCTGccaggctgctctggcctggagccgtggggctgggggtgcagcccaccCACCCACTgccactggggggggggctggactgGGCTGGTGGGCTCCCAGTGGGACTGGGGGACACAGCCCACCCACCCactggcacggggaggggggctggACTGGGCTGGTGGGCTCCCAGTGGGACTGCGGATGCAGCCCACCCACCCACTGGTACTGGGGGGGCTGGACCATACTGCTGGTGGGATCCCAGTGGGACTGGGGGACACAGCCCACCCACCcactggcactgggggggctggagcgggCTGGTGGGCTCCCAGTGGGGCTGGACCATGGTGGTGGTGGGCTCccggtggggctggggatgcagcccaccCACTCACTGGTACTGTGcacaggggggagggggggctggacCATACTGGTGGTGGTCTCCCAGCACACGCCGGGCGCAGGACCCCAACCCTTGGTGACACCGGGGGGCTTCCCTTGGGGCTGCTTTTCCGCATGTCCCAGAGGGAAATCCACCCCCATCCCCACGCCCCCAGGGGGTAGGGGGTGACCCCTGTGTGGAGAAAGGGGGTAAAATGggatgggacccccccacacacacacaccttgagGGCCTGGTTGAAGTTCTCCACCATGGTGATCCACTGCCCCGTCTGCTTGGCGAACTGGGCCGCCTGCACCTGCAGCGTCTTCACCTCCTGGTCCAGCTTCCGCTGGTTGACGTAGGCCTGAGCCACCCTTTGGGGGGGcgacacacgggggggggggggggggggtacacaCGGGGGTTGGGGTCCAACCC encodes the following:
- the BLOC1S1 gene encoding biogenesis of lysosome-related organelles complex 1 subunit 1, encoding VAQAYVNQRKLDQEVKTLQVQAAQFAKQTGQWITMVENFNQALKEIGDVENWARSMELDMRTIATALEYVYKGQLQPSCS